The following DNA comes from Streptomyces globosus.
CTACAGCGCACTGACCCCTGAGATCGTGATCGCCCTGAACATGGTGCAGAACCACGAGGACGATCTCGGCGCCGGAACGGCCGGGTTCGAGCGGAGCATGACCAGGTTTCTCACCGAAGGACCCACTCCTCCCGGCCTGATCGTCATGCCCTCCGAGGTGGCAGGCCTGATGTCCCCCCACCTCGCCGCTGCCGGAACTGCCGGGCAGATCGAGGTGATCGGGGCCGGCGGTCCGTGGCAGGTTCACGTTCTGCGGCAGGACACCAAGGGCTCCACCTTCCGGCTCACCCATGGCGGGCGCGATGCCGGAACGTGGACCGTCCCCGCTCCCGGACCACATCTGATTCCCGGCGCAGCCTGCGGCATCGTCTCCGCGCTGCACCTCGGGCTCCAGACGAGCGACATTGCCGCCGGACTGGCTGACTTCCGTCTGCCGGGACGGCGCATGAGCGTCGTGCACTCGGACGAGCGACTGGTCGTCGTGGACGACAACGCACGTCAGCCGGATCAGGTCCGTGCCCTCATCCAGGCACTCCGCCAGGCCCACCCCGACCGGACCCTCGTCGTCGCGGTGGCCCCTTGGGGACGCCGCAACAAGCGGGACCTGACCGCCTGGCCGGAAGCGCTGTCCGGGGCAGACGCGGTATGGGTCCTGCCTGTCGGCGACAACGCGGCCCCGGGAGGGGAGGACCCGGACGCTGATGTCCGGCTTACCGCGTTGCTTCGCCGCTCGGGAACCGTCGCACACGCCATCGAGAATGACATGGACCTGCCAATTCCGGGAGGTGGTGCGAAGGGCCTCGTCATCGCCACCGCCGGCTACGACGCCAATGCAGCCGAATTCGCCACGCTGCACCGGCAGGCCGTCAACGCCCTCGGCAGTCCCGCACAGGAAGCCGGAGAGTAGATGTCCACCCGCCACCGACCGGCACGCTTCACCGCCCTGCTGGTCACTACGCGCGAAGGGGCCGT
Coding sequences within:
- a CDS encoding glutamate ligase domain-containing protein — translated: MTNTLPSTTLPTAVHFSGLGGKGIAPAASLALAAGMRVTGDDLVPNHRTDIFTAHGVPVALGVNHMPRDVDLLVSSAAVPVNTAAPIHQMGRLEFVQHLFSEHRKRILAVAGSLGKSTAAAMVHRILSRVAPSAYIGADVPGLLCGGELTTGEWAVVEACEYRSAYSALTPEIVIALNMVQNHEDDLGAGTAGFERSMTRFLTEGPTPPGLIVMPSEVAGLMSPHLAAAGTAGQIEVIGAGGPWQVHVLRQDTKGSTFRLTHGGRDAGTWTVPAPGPHLIPGAACGIVSALHLGLQTSDIAAGLADFRLPGRRMSVVHSDERLVVVDDNARQPDQVRALIQALRQAHPDRTLVVAVAPWGRRNKRDLTAWPEALSGADAVWVLPVGDNAAPGGEDPDADVRLTALLRRSGTVAHAIENDMDLPIPGGGAKGLVIATAGYDANAAEFATLHRQAVNALGSPAQEAGE